In one Rutidosis leptorrhynchoides isolate AG116_Rl617_1_P2 chromosome 8, CSIRO_AGI_Rlap_v1, whole genome shotgun sequence genomic region, the following are encoded:
- the LOC139863640 gene encoding uncharacterized protein produces the protein MFLKEVDFWTTCGKVCLVALGTKNKVGFVDGTCVKNVTDDVLSKQWDRCNYVVLSWLLGFISDELYAGLNTSTVWSELKETYDKIDGSIIFNLHFNISTLKQGSSSLSEYYHKLNSLWKQYDAMTNLKN, from the exons ATGTTTTTGAAG GAAGTTGACTTTTGGACCACTTGTGGCAAG GTCTGTCTTGTTGCCCTTGGAACTAAAAATAAAGTTGGTTTTGTTGATGGCACATGTGTCAAAAATGTCACTGATGATGTTTTGTCTAAACAATGGGATAGGTGCAATTATGTGGTCTTGTCTTGGTTGCTTGGGTTCATATCTGATGAGTTATATGCTGGTTTGAATACTAGTACTGTTTGGTCTGAATTGAAAGAAACATATGATAAAATAGATGGCTCTATTATCTTTAATCTACACTTTAATATTAGTACTCTAAAACAAGGGAGTAGTTCTCTATCTGAATATTATCATAAGTTAAACTCTCTATGGAAACAATATGATGCCATGACCAATTTGAAAAATTGA
- the LOC139861102 gene encoding probable mitochondrial saccharopine dehydrogenase-like oxidoreductase At5g39410 produces MAEVYDVVIFGASGFTGKHVVKEALKFVSPDSPIKSIALAGRNSIKLYQTLKWAAPTHPTVPILVADTSDPSSLKRMAAQAKLVLNCVGPYRLHGDSVVEACVEAGCDYLDVCGEPEFMERMESVYHDRAVENGSLVVSACGFDSVPAEFGLMFNTMQWVWPAVPNRVEAYVSLESDKKIVGNYATYESAVLGVANSDGLMKFRKSIRRRARPSIPGYAPPSTGFDIEHQKKIGLWAVKLPSADPSIIRRTLSILTENPSGLQGVNEDSNQAKKRVSFWSKIKPAHFGIKIASKTHIGVRIYILVGSIFGKLSQSPFGRWLLIEFPFIFSLGFFRKTGPTDDEVASASFKMWFVGHGFSDASKVTEEPDKEIITRVTGPEIGYITTPIILVQCALTVLKQRGDLPKGGVYTPGIVFGPTDLYDRLQKNGISFDVVSKGDMIST; encoded by the exons ATGGCAGAAGTTTATGATGTCGTCATTTTTGGTGCATCTGGTTTCACCGGCAAACATGTTGTGAAAGAAGCACTCAAATTTGTGTCACCAGATTCACCTATAAAATCAATAGCTTTAGCCGGTCGTAACTCAATCAAATTATACCAAACACTAAAATGGGCCGCACCAACTCACCCAACCGTCCCCATTCTCGTAGCCGATACTTCGGACCCATCGTCTCTCAAGCGAATGGCAGCTCAAGCTAAGCTCGTACTCAACTGCGTCGGCCCGTATCGTCTTCACGGTGACTCGGTTGTCGAAGCGTGTGTTGAAGCGGGTTGTGATTACTTGGATGTTTGTGGTGAACCGGAGTTTATGGAGAGAATGGAATCGGTTTATCATGACCGGGCGGTTGAAAATGGTAGTTTGGTGGTTTCGGCTTGTGGGTTTGATTCTGTTCCTGCTGAATTCGGGTTGATGTTTAACACAATGCAGTGGGTATGGCCTGCTGTGCCTAACCGGGTTGAAGCGTATGTGAGTCTTGAGTCGGATAAAAAGATTGTAGGAAATTATGCCACGTATGAATCTGCGGTTTTAGGGGTGGCTAATTCTGATGGTTTGATGAAGTTTCGAAAGTCTATACGTAGACGAGCTCGACCTTCG ATTCCTGGATATGCTCCTCCTTCAACAGGATTCGACATTGAACACCAAAAGAAGATCGGACTTTGGGCCGTGAAACTCCCATCTGCCGATCCCTCAATCATCCGAAGAACACTTTCAATCCTCACCGAGAATCCAAGTGGTCTTCAAGGTGTCAATGAAGACTCAAACCAAGCCAAAAAACGAGTATCATTTTGGTCCAAAATAAAACCCGCCCATTTCGGAATCAAGATCGCTTCCAAGACTCATATAGGTGTTCGTATATACATCTTAGTTGGCAGTATATTCGGGAAACTGAGTCAATCACCTTTCGGTAGGTGGCTTTTGATTGAATTCCCATTCATATTCAGTCTTGGATTTTTTAGAAAAACTGGTCCCACTGATGATGAAGTAGCGAGTGCGAGTTTTAAAATGTGGTTCGTGGGACATGGGTTTAGTGATGCGAGTAAAGTAACGGAAGAGCCTGATAAAGAAATCATTACGAGAGTAACGGGCCCGGAGATTGGGTATATAACAACacctatcattttggttcaatgTGCGCTTACGGTTTTGAAGCAACGGGGAGATTTACCGAAAGGCGGAGTGTATACTCCAGGTATCGTGTTTGGTCCGACCGATCTCTATGATCGTTTGCAGAAGAATGGGATTTCGTTTGATGTGGTTTCAAAGGGTGACATGATCTCTACATAA
- the LOC139863641 gene encoding uncharacterized protein, which translates to MGCEVLLPFEEGGLNLDAIKCKILALIGKWWSRFRTESASLWVRVIQRTSLNIRCELLEQFVQVDWNEVDTNFWNDNWLSDEPLKVKFSRLYRLETDQEVKVGDRVGWNEQCYEGINWVETSRNNLIPKKVEAFVCGGRKKKRLPVLTELDKHGIDLNSVRCPICEEDIESVEHSLLFCKLAFDIWSKVSEWWGFGGSVSLSIGEIFDGSSTCPMTDLGAKIWQAINWTCAYLI; encoded by the exons ATGGGATGTGAAGTCCTTCTTCCTTTCGAGGAGGGTGGACTAAATCTCgatgcaattaaatgtaaaatttTGGCTCTAATCGGCAAGTGGTGGTCGAGGTTTAGAACCGAATCCGCTTCCTTGTGGGTTAGAGTTATTCAAA GAACATCACTGAATATTCGGTGTGAACTTCTAGAGCAGTTTGTACAGGTCGATTGGAACGAAGTCGATACAAATTTCTGGAACGATAATTGGCTCTCGGATGAGCCGCTCAAAGTCAAGTTCAGTCGATTGTACAGGTTAGAAACAGATCAGGAGGTTAAGGTGGGTGATCGAGTTGGATGGAACGAGCAGTGCTATGAAG GTATAAATTGGGTTGAAACATCGAGGAATAACTTGATCCCAAAAAAGGTGGAGGCGTTCGTGTGTGGAGGGAGGAAAAAAAAAAGACTACCCGTCCTAACGGAACTTGATAAACATGGCATTGATCTTAACTCCGTGAGGTGTCCTATTTGTGAAGAAGATATTGAATCGGTAGAGCATTCTCTTCTCTTTTGTAAACTAGCGTTTGATATTTGGTCTAAAGTGTCCGAGTGGTGGGGATTTGGAGGTTCGGTTAGCTTAAGCATTGGTGAGATCTTCGATGGGAGCTCGACGTGTCCAATGACGGATCTAGGTGCAAAGATTTGGCAAGCGATTAATTGGACgtgtgcttatcttatttga